In Nitrospirota bacterium, a genomic segment contains:
- a CDS encoding LPS-assembly protein LptD — MMTSFLFYSAPAQAQEPIKGLSKEPIQLQADHLEFFQETQTYVATGHIKMIQETKEMSGDVVNFNQGTGQMEISGHVIISEGANQIKADKVVLNVKSQTGIIYQGHMIFGPDHYHLDGEIIEKVDRNEYFARNAMVTTCECIQYQDPSPPLPWRITTSELKVSPDHYLTGKNVFFEIRNIPVFYSPFLYLPIIKERQSGLLIPKLDYNSQDGFKILQPFYWVIAKNQDATFSVDYRSLRGLGAEIEYRYVVNSSSSGSLFTHFFKDTLVGLERSEVRYGHSQTLSEHVNARISLNYVSDQDFFKDLSVSTIDRSQRSLESNVYVSGIWENQTAYLLTRFTRDLTTDSDLTLQKLPEVGYSFHTAPIFSFPLYLDFNSTATYFYRQTGLKAGRSDTYVRLIDEIPLPHFGILTPRAGLRKTIYTRSISEDHKFERNISDLGVGLDSSVSRVYGGSEALTHVIESSLLYEYVPPVDQSDLPQFDNLDFIPDKNLFTYSLTNRLLKKEEVFYLKLTDSYLVNPTEGRFSDLRSEMMIRSGEFKVKTDGYFNFYSGSTDIFNADILIDSPGLGFFSVGERFSRQGSIPKKGDIFNPLSLGLLQDQPFPIRFLTSTVRIFLPYRWTFAAQYYFDYQNNIVAEADYGIRYIANCWGFSVGYVRFPEKSQVTFLINLTGLAEQGSDNLKSLFGN; from the coding sequence TTTCTTTTCTATTCCGCGCCGGCACAGGCTCAGGAACCGATAAAGGGTTTAAGCAAAGAGCCTATCCAGTTACAGGCCGATCATCTGGAATTTTTTCAGGAAACGCAAACCTATGTGGCGACAGGCCATATCAAAATGATTCAGGAAACGAAAGAAATGTCCGGGGATGTCGTCAATTTTAATCAGGGAACCGGCCAAATGGAAATTTCGGGGCACGTCATCATTTCAGAAGGAGCCAATCAGATCAAGGCCGATAAAGTTGTTCTGAATGTAAAAAGTCAGACAGGGATTATTTACCAGGGTCATATGATCTTTGGGCCTGATCACTATCATTTGGATGGGGAGATCATTGAAAAAGTCGACAGAAATGAGTACTTCGCCAGAAACGCCATGGTGACCACCTGCGAGTGCATTCAATACCAGGACCCTTCACCTCCGCTTCCCTGGAGAATTACCACAAGCGAACTTAAAGTGAGTCCAGACCACTATTTAACGGGAAAGAATGTTTTTTTTGAAATCAGGAATATTCCTGTTTTTTATTCGCCTTTTCTTTATTTGCCGATTATAAAAGAACGTCAGAGCGGGCTCCTCATTCCTAAATTGGATTACAATAGTCAGGACGGTTTTAAAATTCTTCAGCCTTTTTATTGGGTGATTGCTAAAAACCAGGATGCGACTTTTTCGGTCGATTACAGATCCTTAAGAGGGCTGGGTGCGGAAATCGAGTATCGGTATGTTGTCAATTCTTCTTCCAGCGGGAGCTTATTTACCCATTTTTTTAAGGATACGCTGGTGGGGTTGGAACGTTCGGAGGTGAGATATGGCCATTCACAGACCCTTTCTGAACATGTCAATGCCAGAATCTCGCTTAACTATGTGAGTGACCAGGATTTTTTTAAAGATTTAAGCGTATCCACGATTGATCGAAGCCAGCGAAGCCTGGAATCGAACGTTTATGTTTCAGGAATATGGGAAAACCAAACGGCTTATTTGTTGACGCGTTTTACCCGAGATCTGACGACGGATAGCGATTTGACTCTTCAAAAGTTACCTGAAGTCGGATATTCGTTTCACACAGCGCCCATTTTTTCCTTTCCTTTGTATCTTGATTTTAATTCAACCGCGACCTATTTTTACCGGCAAACCGGTTTAAAAGCGGGACGTTCCGATACCTATGTCAGGTTGATTGATGAAATACCGCTTCCTCATTTTGGAATTTTGACCCCGCGGGCAGGTCTCCGGAAAACGATTTACACGAGAAGTATTTCAGAGGACCATAAATTCGAAAGAAATATTTCAGATCTGGGGGTGGGCCTGGATTCCAGCGTCAGCCGGGTTTATGGCGGTTCAGAAGCTTTAACGCATGTGATTGAATCCTCTCTCCTTTACGAATATGTCCCTCCGGTAGACCAATCAGATCTCCCCCAATTTGATAATCTCGATTTTATCCCGGATAAGAACCTTTTTACTTATTCGCTGACGAATCGTCTCCTGAAAAAAGAGGAGGTGTTTTATTTAAAATTAACCGATAGTTATCTGGTCAATCCAACGGAGGGGAGATTTTCAGATTTGAGATCGGAAATGATGATCCGTTCGGGAGAATTTAAGGTCAAGACCGACGGTTATTTTAATTTTTACAGCGGGTCCACTGATATTTTTAATGCCGATATTTTAATCGACTCTCCGGGTTTAGGTTTTTTTTCTGTTGGAGAAAGATTTTCCAGACAGGGTTCCATTCCGAAAAAGGGGGATATTTTTAACCCGCTCTCTTTGGGCCTTCTTCAAGATCAACCCTTCCCCATTCGCTTTTTAACCTCGACGGTTAGAATTTTTCTTCCCTATCGGTGGACCTTCGCGGCACAATATTATTTTGATTATCAAAATAATATTGTCGCCGAAGCGGATTACGGCATTCGGTACATTGCAAATTGCTGGGGTTTTTCTGTGGGATATGTCCGTTTTCCGGAAAAAAGCCAGGTCACCTTCTTAATTAATTTAACGGGTCTGGCCGAGCAGGGTTCCGATAATTTAAAGAGCCTCTTTGGCAACTGA
- a CDS encoding M14 family metallocarboxypeptidase, whose translation MEKKRNFYNLARRIEKLGQSSSRIKISVPEKIRHDQEEYPLYVLYISQNKKPFQYVKKNICLSAGIHGDEPGGVEAILSVIESKAFQDLYLQSFDFIVFPCINPSGYEYHQRENLSGIDLNRQFNHCSPPREVLFVKEIIHSIPFRLHIDFHEDIDTPGFYLYETVQSGTPRWGEKIIKAVSKQYPINLREQIEGLFAKNGVIGRDEQTPSPNFQEILQKTPGWPLAFYFFSKGTSHSLTFETPVHLTIKERVDIHSTAFYTALESLKR comes from the coding sequence ATGGAGAAAAAAAGAAACTTTTATAACCTGGCCAGGAGAATTGAAAAATTAGGGCAAAGTTCTTCCCGCATTAAAATCAGTGTCCCTGAAAAAATCCGGCACGATCAAGAAGAATATCCTCTTTATGTGCTTTATATATCACAGAATAAAAAACCGTTTCAATACGTTAAAAAAAATATTTGTCTCTCTGCCGGTATCCATGGGGATGAGCCGGGAGGCGTGGAGGCGATTCTTTCGGTCATCGAATCGAAGGCGTTTCAGGACCTTTATCTGCAATCGTTCGATTTTATCGTTTTTCCCTGCATCAATCCCTCCGGTTATGAATATCACCAAAGAGAAAACCTGTCGGGAATAGACCTCAACCGGCAATTCAACCATTGTTCCCCTCCTCGCGAGGTGCTCTTTGTTAAAGAAATTATTCATTCTATTCCGTTCAGGCTGCATATTGATTTTCATGAGGATATCGATACGCCTGGCTTTTATCTTTATGAAACGGTCCAAAGCGGAACCCCCAGGTGGGGGGAAAAAATAATTAAAGCCGTTTCAAAACAATATCCCATTAATCTCCGCGAACAAATCGAAGGTCTCTTTGCCAAAAACGGGGTCATCGGAAGAGATGAACAAACCCCGTCTCCGAATTTCCAGGAAATTCTGCAAAAGACCCCGGGTTGGCCGCTGGCTTTTTATTTTTTCTCAAAAGGGACGTCTCATTCTTTAACTTTCGAAACGCCCGTCCACCTCACAATAAAAGAACGGGTCGACATCCACTCAACCGCTTTTTACACCGCTCTGGAATCGTTAAAAAGGTGA